In one Blastococcus sp. Marseille-P5729 genomic region, the following are encoded:
- a CDS encoding enoyl-CoA hydratase, whose translation MSDALTKELADGVLTLTLNKPEKLNALDAALAKQLYEQLKAADNDSAVRVVVLTAAGRGFSAGADLARDKGEESGSDDLVGEGSLLSYANQTVTLISQMSKPVIGAVNGIAAGVGVSYALACDIVIARESASFLLAFSRIGLMPDGGATLWVAASVGRARAMEMALMAEKISASEAKEWGMISRVVADDDFESEVSALAKKLAAGPTRAYAKTKAAINASSISLLSAALERESKGQAELLKSKDNAEGVAAFLEKREAKFTGD comes from the coding sequence ATGTCTGACGCACTGACCAAGGAGCTCGCTGACGGCGTGCTCACGCTGACCCTGAACAAGCCCGAGAAGCTCAACGCTTTGGACGCCGCCCTCGCCAAGCAGCTCTACGAGCAGCTCAAGGCGGCCGACAACGATTCCGCGGTGCGGGTCGTCGTCCTGACCGCCGCCGGGCGCGGTTTCAGCGCCGGCGCCGACCTGGCTCGCGACAAGGGGGAGGAGTCCGGCTCGGATGACCTGGTGGGCGAGGGCAGCCTGCTGAGCTACGCCAACCAGACCGTCACCCTGATCTCGCAGATGAGCAAGCCGGTCATCGGCGCCGTCAACGGCATCGCCGCCGGCGTCGGCGTCTCGTACGCGCTCGCGTGCGACATCGTCATCGCCCGCGAGTCCGCGTCTTTCCTGCTGGCCTTCAGCCGGATCGGCCTGATGCCGGACGGCGGCGCCACGCTGTGGGTCGCGGCCTCCGTGGGCCGCGCCCGCGCAATGGAGATGGCGCTGATGGCCGAGAAGATCAGCGCGTCCGAGGCCAAGGAGTGGGGCATGATCTCCCGCGTCGTGGCGGACGACGACTTCGAGTCTGAGGTCAGCGCGCTGGCCAAGAAGCTGGCGGCCGGACCCACCCGCGCGTACGCCAAGACCAAGGCGGCGATCAACGCCTCGTCGATCTCGTTGCTGAGCGCGGCGCTGGAGCGCGAGTCCAAGGGACAGGCTGAGCTGCTAAAGAGCAAGGACAACGCCGAGGGCGTCGCCGCGTTCCTGGAGAAGCGCGAAGCCAAGTTCACCGGCGACTAG
- a CDS encoding acyl-CoA dehydrogenase family protein — translation MDFDDTPEEATYRAEVREFLEKNADSLAPSSLRTSPETIDRLRAHQATLYDGGYVAVAFPREIGGQGGTPMQQSLVDQEMRRAGLAQIPNYIGVGMCAPTVAAHGSAEQIARLPRLFRADDMWCQLFSEPSAGSDVAALRTSAVQEADGSWRINGQKVWTTGAQYSEYGILLTRTDPTQPKHRGLTMFVVDMRAPGVTVRPLRQMSGQSQFNEVYFDDVVIPDEERLGEVNDGWRVALTTLMNERVAVGGGGGALGVEPEKLIAMVSDRMADLSESARGTARRDLGEVLVEQLGTKYTGYRLLSKLSKGEKPGPEASAGKLAGTRAARRGTDLAVRLLGNDGLFATGTDGDGTWQSSQAQLPGLAIAGGTDEVLRNIIGERVLGLPGEPRTDKGVPGGKQ, via the coding sequence GTGGACTTCGACGACACCCCAGAAGAGGCCACCTACCGAGCGGAGGTGCGCGAGTTTCTCGAGAAGAACGCCGACTCGCTCGCGCCCTCCTCGTTGCGGACCAGCCCGGAGACGATCGACCGGCTCCGGGCCCATCAGGCGACGCTGTACGACGGGGGCTATGTGGCCGTGGCCTTCCCCCGGGAGATTGGTGGCCAGGGCGGCACTCCCATGCAGCAGTCGCTGGTCGACCAGGAGATGCGCCGCGCCGGGCTGGCACAGATTCCCAACTACATCGGCGTCGGCATGTGCGCGCCCACCGTCGCGGCGCACGGCAGCGCCGAGCAGATCGCGCGGCTGCCGCGGCTGTTCCGCGCTGATGACATGTGGTGCCAACTGTTCAGCGAGCCCTCCGCCGGCTCGGACGTCGCCGCGCTGCGCACCAGCGCGGTGCAGGAGGCCGACGGCTCGTGGCGGATCAACGGGCAGAAGGTCTGGACCACCGGCGCACAGTACTCCGAGTACGGGATCCTGCTGACCCGCACCGACCCGACCCAGCCCAAGCATCGAGGACTGACGATGTTTGTCGTCGACATGCGGGCCCCGGGCGTGACGGTGCGCCCGCTGCGCCAGATGAGCGGGCAGTCGCAGTTCAACGAGGTGTACTTCGATGACGTCGTCATCCCCGACGAGGAGCGGCTCGGCGAGGTAAACGACGGCTGGCGGGTGGCGCTGACCACGCTGATGAACGAGCGGGTCGCCGTCGGCGGCGGTGGCGGGGCGCTCGGTGTCGAACCCGAGAAGCTGATCGCGATGGTCAGCGACCGCATGGCCGACCTGAGCGAGAGCGCCCGCGGCACCGCGCGTCGCGACCTCGGCGAGGTGCTCGTCGAGCAGCTCGGCACCAAGTACACCGGATATCGACTTCTGTCGAAGCTCTCGAAGGGTGAGAAGCCCGGCCCGGAAGCGTCCGCAGGAAAGCTGGCCGGCACCCGGGCCGCCCGGCGCGGCACCGACCTCGCGGTGCGGCTGCTGGGTAATGATGGGCTGTTCGCCACCGGTACGGACGGCGACGGTACCTGGCAGTCCTCCCAGGCTCAGCTGCCTGGTCTGGCGATCGCCGGTGGCACCGACGAGGTACTGCGCAACATCATCGGCGAGCGGGTGCTCGGGCTGCCGGGCGAGCCGCGTACCGACAAGGGCGTGCCAGGAGGAAAGCAGTGA